One window from the genome of Amycolatopsis sp. NBC_01480 encodes:
- a CDS encoding YggS family pyridoxal phosphate-dependent enzyme codes for MTDDRLGELAASLKSVEERIVAACAAAGRARDEVRLVGVTKTFPAADAALLTDLGLTQLAENRDQEAGPKAAEVARLRPDAAPRWHMVGSLQRNKARSVVRWAAEVQSVDSARLADALGRAVGNAQEAGERAEPLGVLIQVSLDGDPARGGTPLGDLAALADHIARVGELRLRGVMAVAPLGEDPDRAFARLVQASGRLREDHPNAVEVSAGMSHDLEQAITHGSTCVRVGTALLGGRGLASP; via the coding sequence ATGACCGACGACCGCCTCGGCGAACTCGCCGCCTCCCTCAAATCGGTCGAGGAGCGGATCGTCGCCGCCTGCGCGGCCGCCGGCCGGGCCCGCGACGAGGTGCGCCTGGTCGGCGTCACCAAGACCTTCCCGGCGGCCGACGCCGCCCTGCTCACCGACCTCGGCCTGACCCAGCTCGCGGAGAACCGCGACCAGGAGGCCGGGCCGAAGGCGGCTGAGGTGGCCCGGCTGCGTCCGGACGCGGCGCCGCGCTGGCACATGGTCGGCAGCCTCCAGCGCAACAAGGCCCGTTCCGTGGTCCGGTGGGCGGCGGAGGTCCAGTCGGTCGACTCCGCCCGGCTGGCGGACGCGCTCGGCCGGGCTGTCGGTAACGCACAGGAGGCGGGGGAGCGCGCCGAACCGCTCGGCGTGCTGATCCAGGTGAGCCTCGACGGCGACCCCGCGCGGGGCGGGACGCCGCTGGGCGACCTCGCCGCGCTCGCCGACCACATCGCCCGTGTGGGGGAGTTGCGACTGCGCGGGGTGATGGCTGTGGCCCCCCTCGGCGAGGACCCGGACCGCGCCTTCGCCCGCCTGGTCCAGGCATCCGGGCGGCTTCGGGAAGATCACCCGAATGCCGTAGAAGTCTCCGCCGGAATGAGCCATGATCTCGAACAGGCGATCACGCACGGCTCGACCTGTGTGCGTGTCGGAACCGCGCTGCTCGGCGGGCGCGGTTTAGCCTCGCCGTAG
- the pgeF gene encoding peptidoglycan editing factor PgeF — translation MRVRRVVTTRAGGASRPPYDSFNLGDHVGDDDGNVFANRKRLATELGLAEDRLAWMEQVHGRTATIVDGTETAAAEATDALVTAEPGVALVVLVADCVPVLLADAEAGVIAAVHAGRVGARVGVVPAALAAMRELGAEPGRTEALLGPAICGDCYEVPAEMAADVEKHVPGSAAKTRKGTPGLDLRAGLWRQLAEHGVGKIGVDPRCTAEDKTLFSYRRDGTTGRIAGITWLEAE, via the coding sequence GTGCGAGTACGACGAGTGGTCACGACCAGGGCGGGCGGCGCTTCCCGCCCGCCGTACGACAGCTTCAACCTCGGCGACCACGTCGGTGACGACGACGGGAACGTGTTCGCCAACCGCAAGCGGCTGGCCACCGAGCTGGGCCTGGCCGAAGACCGGCTGGCCTGGATGGAGCAGGTGCACGGCCGCACGGCGACGATCGTCGACGGCACCGAGACCGCCGCGGCCGAGGCGACCGACGCGCTGGTGACGGCCGAACCCGGCGTCGCGTTGGTTGTGCTGGTCGCCGACTGCGTGCCGGTCCTGCTGGCCGACGCCGAGGCCGGCGTCATCGCGGCGGTCCACGCCGGACGGGTCGGCGCGCGCGTGGGCGTGGTCCCCGCGGCGCTGGCGGCGATGCGCGAGCTGGGCGCCGAACCCGGCCGCACCGAGGCGCTGCTGGGCCCGGCCATCTGCGGCGACTGCTACGAGGTGCCCGCCGAGATGGCGGCGGACGTCGAGAAGCACGTGCCCGGCAGCGCGGCCAAGACCCGCAAGGGAACGCCGGGCCTCGACCTGCGCGCGGGGCTGTGGCGCCAGCTCGCCGAGCACGGTGTCGGCAAGATCGGCGTGGACCCGCGCTGCACCGCGGAGGACAAGACGCTGTTCAGCTACCGCCGCGACGGCACCACCGGCCGGATCGCGGGCATCACCTGGCTGGAGGCGGAGTGA
- a CDS encoding cell division protein SepF, protein MSALQKLKAYFGMVPADEDGYEVEDEEYRRGYDDEYDTYDEPPARSRSRYREPDDTYDEPAPRSRSRSVTAEPTTHGALAVDRQPEPVARLRPLSEPVRTPARDALSRIKTLHMTSYVEARQIGEHYREGIPVIINLTEMENADAKRLVDFSAGLAFALRGSMDKVTNKVFLLSPPDVDVTAEDRRRIAEGGLFLRG, encoded by the coding sequence ATGAGCGCGCTGCAGAAGCTGAAGGCCTACTTCGGGATGGTGCCCGCAGACGAAGACGGCTACGAGGTCGAGGACGAAGAGTACCGCCGTGGTTACGACGACGAGTACGACACCTACGACGAGCCGCCGGCCCGGTCCCGGTCACGGTACCGCGAGCCTGATGACACGTACGACGAGCCCGCGCCGCGGTCCCGGTCACGGTCGGTCACGGCCGAGCCGACCACGCACGGCGCGCTGGCCGTCGACCGCCAGCCCGAGCCGGTCGCCCGGCTGCGCCCGCTCTCGGAGCCGGTGCGGACGCCGGCGCGCGACGCGCTGAGCCGGATCAAGACGCTGCACATGACGAGCTACGTCGAGGCGCGCCAGATCGGCGAGCACTACCGCGAGGGCATCCCGGTGATCATCAACCTCACCGAGATGGAGAACGCGGACGCGAAGCGGCTCGTCGACTTCTCCGCGGGCCTGGCGTTCGCGCTGCGGGGCTCGATGGACAAGGTCACCAACAAGGTGTTCCTTCTCTCACCGCCGGACGTCGATGTGACGGCTGAGGACCGTCGGCGGATCGCCGAGGGCGGATTGTTCCTGCGCGGCTGA
- a CDS encoding DinB family protein — protein sequence MAGDERTQLTGFLDFLRASVVWKCSGLTDEQARRSLVPSELTTIAGLLGHLTLVENYWFRIVLDGQPDEWADALELDPDAEFRAAHRTPIERLIADYQAETALCREIVAARAFDDTVVFKEREPLTVRWVVAHMIEETGRHLGHLDLLRELTDGLTGE from the coding sequence ATGGCCGGCGACGAGCGCACGCAGCTCACCGGCTTCCTCGACTTCCTGCGGGCCAGCGTGGTCTGGAAGTGCTCCGGCCTCACCGACGAGCAGGCCCGCCGCTCGCTGGTGCCGAGTGAGCTGACCACCATCGCCGGGTTGCTCGGCCACCTGACCCTGGTGGAGAACTACTGGTTCCGCATCGTGCTCGACGGTCAGCCCGACGAATGGGCCGACGCCCTCGAGCTTGACCCGGACGCCGAGTTCCGCGCCGCCCACCGCACCCCGATCGAGCGGCTGATCGCGGACTACCAGGCGGAAACGGCCCTGTGCCGGGAGATCGTGGCCGCGCGGGCGTTCGACGACACGGTGGTGTTCAAGGAACGGGAGCCGCTGACGGTCCGCTGGGTCGTGGCGCACATGATCGAGGAGACCGGGCGGCACCTGGGCCACCTCGATCTGCTGCGCGAGCTGACCGACGGGCTCACCGGGGAGTGA
- the sigK gene encoding ECF RNA polymerase sigma factor SigK, whose protein sequence is MDETARPRRVAAVPPASGEAPAPTPEELMGRVAKGDERAFELLYAQLSGPVYGLVRRIVRDPAQSEEVTQEVLIELWKTATRYNADKGSALNWAMTLAHRRAVDRVRSARASTEREQKATFEAARERPFDEVAESATASLERSQVRRCLKFLTELQRESVLLAYYQGYTYREVADVLAAPQGTIKTRMRDGLIRLRDCLGGTA, encoded by the coding sequence ATGGATGAGACCGCCCGCCCGCGCCGGGTGGCCGCCGTGCCCCCGGCGTCCGGCGAAGCTCCGGCACCCACGCCCGAGGAGCTGATGGGCCGCGTCGCCAAGGGCGACGAGCGCGCGTTCGAGCTGCTCTACGCACAGCTGTCCGGCCCGGTTTACGGCCTGGTCCGGCGGATCGTGCGCGATCCCGCGCAGTCCGAGGAGGTGACCCAGGAGGTCCTGATCGAGCTGTGGAAGACGGCCACCCGCTACAACGCGGACAAGGGCAGCGCGCTGAACTGGGCGATGACCCTGGCGCACCGCCGGGCCGTCGACCGGGTGCGCTCGGCCCGGGCGAGCACCGAACGCGAGCAGAAGGCGACCTTCGAAGCGGCCAGGGAGCGCCCGTTCGACGAGGTGGCCGAGTCAGCCACCGCGAGCCTGGAGCGCTCGCAGGTGCGGCGATGCCTGAAATTCCTCACCGAGCTGCAGCGCGAGTCCGTGCTGCTGGCCTACTACCAGGGCTACACCTACCGCGAGGTCGCCGACGTGCTGGCGGCGCCGCAGGGGACGATCAAGACGAGGATGCGCGACGGGCTGATCCGGCTGCGCGACTGCCTGGGGGGGACGGCATGA
- the ftsZ gene encoding cell division protein FtsZ: MTPPHNYLAVIKVVGIGGGGVNAVNRMIEVGLKGVEFIAVNTDAQALLMSDADVKLDIGRELTRGLGAGAAPEVGQKAAEDHREEIEEVIKGADMVFVTAGEGGGTGTGGAPVVAQIARKLGALTIGVVTRPFTFEGKRRGKQAEDGIQQLRNECDTLIVIPNDRLLQLGDIGVSLMDAFRSADEVLLSGVQGITDLITTPGLINLDFADVKSVMSGAGSALMGIGSARGEGRAIQAAEKAINSPLLEASMDGAHGALLSIAGGSDLGLFEINEAASLVQESAHPDANIIFGTIIDDSLGDEVRVTVIAAGFDAGAPTHKKLDPPAFGSRSAGSTATATSGHVGNGQPPAAPPAGATPVPPASSSGYPVAPPRTHPPLPQPGTPPGGLPQPGGSSRGYSPIGSGNGGSLPSRPATVHDDPSDDEVDVPPFMRR, from the coding sequence ATGACGCCCCCGCACAACTACCTTGCGGTGATCAAGGTCGTCGGCATCGGCGGCGGCGGCGTGAACGCCGTGAACCGGATGATCGAGGTCGGCCTCAAGGGTGTCGAGTTCATCGCGGTGAACACCGACGCGCAGGCACTGCTCATGTCCGACGCCGATGTCAAGCTCGACATCGGCCGCGAACTCACCCGTGGCCTCGGCGCCGGCGCCGCGCCCGAAGTGGGCCAGAAGGCCGCGGAGGACCACCGCGAAGAGATCGAAGAGGTCATCAAGGGCGCCGACATGGTGTTCGTGACGGCCGGCGAGGGCGGTGGCACCGGAACCGGCGGCGCCCCCGTGGTCGCGCAGATCGCCCGCAAGCTGGGCGCGCTGACCATAGGCGTCGTCACCCGCCCGTTCACCTTCGAGGGCAAGCGCCGCGGCAAGCAGGCCGAGGACGGCATCCAGCAGCTGCGCAACGAGTGCGACACGCTGATCGTGATCCCGAACGACCGGCTGCTGCAGCTCGGCGACATCGGCGTGTCCCTGATGGACGCGTTCCGCTCGGCCGACGAGGTGCTGCTCTCCGGTGTCCAGGGCATCACCGACCTGATCACCACCCCGGGCCTGATCAACCTGGACTTCGCCGACGTGAAGAGCGTGATGTCCGGCGCGGGCTCCGCGCTGATGGGCATCGGCTCGGCGCGCGGCGAGGGCCGCGCCATCCAGGCGGCGGAGAAGGCGATCAACTCGCCGCTGCTGGAGGCGTCCATGGACGGCGCCCACGGCGCGCTGCTGTCCATCGCGGGCGGCTCCGACCTCGGCCTGTTCGAGATCAACGAGGCCGCCTCGCTGGTGCAGGAGTCCGCGCACCCGGACGCGAACATCATCTTCGGCACGATCATCGACGACTCGCTCGGCGACGAGGTTCGGGTCACCGTGATCGCGGCCGGCTTCGACGCGGGCGCGCCGACGCACAAGAAGCTCGACCCGCCTGCGTTCGGCTCGCGTTCGGCCGGCAGCACGGCCACCGCCACCTCCGGGCACGTGGGCAACGGGCAGCCGCCCGCGGCTCCGCCCGCGGGCGCCACCCCGGTGCCGCCCGCGAGCAGCTCCGGCTACCCGGTCGCGCCGCCGCGCACGCACCCGCCGCTCCCGCAGCCCGGCACCCCGCCGGGCGGCCTGCCCCAGCCGGGCGGCAGCTCGCGCGGCTACTCGCCGATCGGCTCCGGCAACGGCGGCAGCCTGCCCAGCCGCCCGGCCACGGTGCACGACGACCCCTCGGACGACGAGGTCGACGTGCCGCCGTTCATGCGCCGGTAG
- a CDS encoding NAD(P)/FAD-dependent oxidoreductase, with the protein MHHTTGQRIAVIGSGVAGLTAAYLLQRRHEVLLFEADDRLGGHAHTHDVPSAHGGTIGVDSGFIVHNEHTYPTLLRLFGELGVRTQETEMSMSIRCDGCGLQYAGAKGLRGLFAQRRNVADPRYLRMLVEVKRFHRHAARLLSRPDVGDVTLGAFLAIGGYPAYFVDHFVLPLVSTVWSADRMDTLQYPARYLFEFLRNHGLLSVKNSPTWRTVVGGSREYVELAAKQLTAVHLSTPVRSVTRTARGVEIRDDADTPHRVDHVVIATHADQALRLLGQPTPAEQDVLGAFRYSRNEAWLHTDTSVLPSVAAARAGWNYRTPVCGADSDAVQISYDMNRLMRLDEPEGYVVTLNPHAAPSAGSVVAKMDYEHPVYTPESVAAQRKLVTLNDGVVAFAGAYHGWGFHEDGCSSGLRAAESFGVTW; encoded by the coding sequence GTGCACCACACCACTGGACAACGCATCGCCGTCATCGGCAGCGGCGTGGCCGGCCTCACCGCCGCCTACCTGCTGCAGCGCCGCCACGAGGTCCTGCTGTTCGAAGCGGACGACCGGCTCGGCGGGCACGCGCACACCCACGACGTGCCGAGCGCGCACGGCGGCACGATCGGGGTGGACTCCGGCTTCATCGTCCACAACGAGCACACCTATCCCACGCTGCTGCGGCTGTTCGGCGAGCTGGGCGTGCGGACGCAGGAGACCGAGATGTCGATGAGCATCCGCTGCGACGGCTGCGGCCTGCAGTACGCCGGCGCGAAGGGCCTGCGCGGCCTGTTCGCCCAGCGGCGCAACGTCGCCGACCCGCGGTACCTGCGGATGCTCGTCGAGGTCAAGCGCTTCCACCGGCACGCGGCGCGGCTGCTGTCGCGGCCGGACGTCGGTGACGTCACGCTGGGCGCGTTCCTGGCCATCGGCGGCTACCCGGCCTACTTCGTCGACCACTTCGTGCTGCCGCTGGTGTCCACGGTCTGGTCCGCCGACCGGATGGACACGCTGCAGTACCCGGCCCGCTACCTGTTCGAGTTCCTGCGCAACCACGGCCTGCTCTCGGTGAAGAACTCCCCGACCTGGCGCACGGTCGTCGGCGGCTCGCGCGAGTACGTCGAGCTGGCGGCCAAGCAGCTGACCGCCGTGCACCTGTCCACGCCGGTGCGCTCGGTGACCAGGACCGCCCGCGGCGTCGAGATCCGCGACGACGCCGACACGCCGCACCGCGTCGACCACGTGGTCATCGCGACGCACGCCGACCAGGCGCTGCGGCTGCTGGGCCAGCCGACCCCGGCGGAGCAGGACGTGCTCGGCGCGTTCCGCTACTCCCGCAACGAGGCCTGGCTGCACACCGACACCAGCGTGCTGCCTTCCGTCGCGGCCGCGCGGGCCGGCTGGAACTACCGCACGCCGGTGTGCGGCGCGGACAGCGACGCCGTGCAGATCAGCTACGACATGAACCGGCTCATGCGCCTCGACGAGCCCGAGGGCTACGTCGTCACGCTGAACCCGCACGCCGCACCGTCGGCCGGCTCGGTGGTCGCGAAGATGGACTACGAGCACCCGGTATACACGCCGGAATCCGTTGCCGCGCAACGCAAACTGGTCACCCTGAACGACGGGGTGGTCGCCTTCGCCGGCGCCTACCACGGCTGGGGCTTCCACGAGGACGGCTGCTCGTCCGGGCTGCGGGCCGCGGAGAGCTTCGGGGTGACCTGGTGA
- the wag31 gene encoding DivIVA-like cell division protein Wag31, giving the protein MSLTPADVHNVAFSKPPIGKRGYNEDEVDAFLDLVETELARLIEDNNELRQQVEQLDNELESTRGELENAKVSGPPPVREEPSRRLAPVPPPASAMEQTQAHSMVGGDSGEPNVQAAKVLGLAQEMADRLTAEAKTESDGMLAEARTKSEQLLSDARAKSDSMVNEARTRAETMLNDARTRAETLERQARDKATTMERESQRKYTETMNNLNAEKGALGKKIEELRTIEREYRTRLRGFLESQLRELDDRGSAAPASASSNSGQPAGSGNGQGYSFGPRAEAG; this is encoded by the coding sequence ATGTCGTTGACCCCCGCTGACGTGCATAACGTCGCGTTCAGCAAGCCGCCCATCGGCAAGAGGGGCTACAACGAGGACGAGGTGGACGCGTTCCTCGACCTGGTGGAGACCGAGCTTGCCCGGTTGATCGAGGACAACAACGAGCTGCGGCAGCAGGTCGAACAGCTCGACAACGAGCTGGAATCGACCCGCGGTGAGCTCGAGAACGCGAAGGTGAGCGGTCCACCGCCGGTGCGGGAAGAGCCCTCCCGCCGGCTGGCGCCCGTGCCGCCCCCCGCTTCGGCGATGGAGCAGACACAGGCCCATTCGATGGTCGGCGGTGACAGTGGCGAGCCGAACGTCCAGGCCGCCAAGGTCCTCGGCCTGGCCCAGGAGATGGCCGACCGGCTGACCGCCGAGGCCAAGACGGAGTCCGACGGCATGCTGGCGGAGGCGCGGACCAAGTCCGAGCAGCTGCTCTCCGATGCCCGGGCGAAGTCCGACTCGATGGTCAACGAGGCCCGCACGCGGGCCGAGACCATGCTGAACGACGCGCGCACGCGGGCCGAGACGCTGGAGCGTCAGGCCCGTGACAAGGCGACCACGATGGAACGCGAGTCGCAGCGCAAGTACACCGAGACGATGAACAACCTGAACGCCGAGAAGGGCGCTCTGGGCAAGAAGATCGAGGAGCTGCGCACGATCGAGCGGGAGTACCGCACGAGGCTGCGCGGATTCCTCGAGTCCCAGCTGCGTGAGCTCGACGACCGGGGATCGGCGGCGCCGGCTTCGGCCTCGTCGAACTCGGGCCAGCCGGCCGGCTCCGGCAACGGCCAGGGCTACTCGTTCGGCCCGCGGGCCGAAGCGGGCTGA
- a CDS encoding cyclopropane-fatty-acyl-phospholipid synthase family protein: MPKSSATRLAAFAERLLGTGLPIAVRTWDGERVGPPGPAVVLKNRRALRWLLYSPGELGLARAYVSGDLDVEGDLTEGFRRIWALTRAGELRRVKLAPRDWAEAVSLAARLGVAGLPPRPPAEEARLTGVLHSLRRDRSAIAHHYDLSNAFYQLLMDESMAYSSAYWTSDEPGYTLAQAQHDKLEMICQKLGLRPGMRLLDVGCGWGSLLVHAAKHHGVEAVGVSLSAEQVQHVQARLAQHDLTGRVEVRQQDYREVADEPFDAVASIEMGEHVGEANYPEYTRMLFRLLKPTGRLLLQQMSRGAVAPGGGAFIERYIAPDMTMRPLSRTLGHVEKAGFEIRDVHAMREHYVPTVRAWLETLEENWDRAVALIGEAGARVWRLYLVGGALAFEENRMGVDQILAVRSSADGESGLPATREWR; this comes from the coding sequence ATGCCGAAAAGCTCCGCGACCCGTCTGGCCGCCTTCGCCGAACGACTGCTCGGCACCGGGCTCCCGATCGCCGTCCGCACCTGGGACGGCGAACGCGTGGGCCCGCCCGGCCCGGCGGTGGTCCTGAAGAACCGCCGCGCACTGCGGTGGCTGCTGTACTCACCCGGCGAGCTGGGCCTCGCCCGCGCGTACGTGTCCGGTGACCTGGACGTGGAGGGCGACCTCACCGAAGGGTTCCGGCGGATCTGGGCGCTGACCCGCGCGGGCGAGCTGCGCCGGGTCAAGCTCGCGCCGCGCGACTGGGCGGAAGCGGTCTCGCTGGCCGCCCGGCTCGGTGTCGCCGGCCTCCCGCCGAGGCCGCCCGCGGAGGAGGCTCGGCTGACCGGCGTCCTGCACAGCCTGCGGCGCGACCGCTCCGCCATCGCCCACCACTACGACCTGTCCAACGCCTTCTACCAGCTGCTGATGGACGAGTCGATGGCCTACTCGTCGGCGTACTGGACCTCGGACGAGCCCGGCTACACCCTCGCGCAGGCCCAGCACGACAAGCTGGAGATGATCTGCCAGAAGCTCGGCCTGCGGCCCGGCATGCGGCTGCTCGACGTCGGCTGCGGCTGGGGCTCGCTGCTCGTCCACGCGGCGAAGCACCACGGCGTGGAGGCGGTGGGCGTGTCGCTCTCGGCCGAGCAGGTGCAGCACGTGCAGGCGCGGCTGGCGCAGCACGACCTGACCGGCCGCGTCGAGGTGCGGCAGCAGGACTACCGGGAGGTGGCCGACGAGCCGTTCGACGCCGTCGCGTCCATCGAGATGGGCGAGCACGTCGGCGAGGCGAACTACCCGGAGTACACCCGGATGCTGTTCCGCCTGCTCAAACCGACCGGAAGGCTGCTGCTGCAACAGATGTCGCGCGGCGCGGTGGCGCCCGGCGGCGGCGCGTTCATCGAGCGCTACATCGCGCCGGACATGACCATGCGCCCGCTGAGCCGCACACTGGGCCACGTGGAGAAAGCCGGCTTCGAGATCCGTGACGTGCACGCGATGCGCGAGCACTACGTCCCGACGGTGCGAGCGTGGCTCGAAACGCTCGAAGAGAACTGGGACCGGGCCGTCGCGCTGATCGGCGAGGCCGGGGCGCGCGTGTGGCGGCTGTACCTGGTCGGCGGCGCGCTCGCGTTCGAGGAGAACCGGATGGGCGTGGACCAGATCCTCGCCGTGCGCTCCTCGGCGGACGGCGAAAGCGGCCTGCCCGCCACGCGGGAATGGCGGTGA
- a CDS encoding DUF1295 domain-containing protein, translated as MGLGALVAITAGVTLVAATATFGVARLRRRYDTVDTFWGLGFAIIAAVAFPFGSGPLSLRLVTAALTVVWGVRLAVHLHLRNHGKPEDPRYARMVERAGDRAAGRLFVRVYLFQAVVLWFVSLPVQFAMYGDGLGVLGWIGVAVWLIGFAFETIGDVQLRRFKADPASRGQVLDTGLWRYTRHPNYFGDACVWWGLYLLACSTWPGAATVLSPVVMTFTLARGTGKPMLEKGMQHTRPGYARYVERTSGFFPLPPKRLTPR; from the coding sequence ATCGGGCTCGGCGCGCTCGTCGCGATCACCGCCGGCGTCACGCTGGTCGCGGCGACCGCGACGTTCGGCGTGGCCCGGCTGCGCAGGCGCTACGACACCGTCGACACGTTCTGGGGACTCGGTTTCGCGATCATCGCGGCGGTCGCGTTCCCGTTCGGCAGCGGGCCGCTTTCGCTGCGGCTGGTGACGGCGGCGCTGACCGTGGTGTGGGGTGTGCGGCTCGCCGTCCACCTGCACCTGCGCAACCACGGCAAGCCCGAGGACCCGCGGTACGCGCGGATGGTGGAGCGCGCCGGGGACCGCGCGGCCGGGCGGCTGTTCGTGCGCGTTTACCTGTTCCAGGCGGTGGTCCTCTGGTTCGTCTCGCTGCCCGTGCAGTTCGCGATGTACGGCGACGGGCTCGGGGTGCTGGGCTGGATCGGCGTGGCCGTCTGGCTGATCGGCTTCGCCTTCGAAACGATTGGCGACGTCCAGCTGCGCCGTTTCAAGGCCGACCCGGCCAGCCGCGGTCAGGTGCTCGACACCGGGCTCTGGCGCTACACCCGGCACCCGAACTACTTCGGTGACGCCTGCGTCTGGTGGGGCCTCTACCTGCTGGCCTGCTCGACCTGGCCGGGCGCGGCCACCGTGCTCTCCCCCGTCGTGATGACCTTCACGCTCGCCCGCGGCACCGGGAAACCCATGCTGGAGAAGGGAATGCAGCACACCCGGCCCGGCTACGCGCGTTACGTCGAGCGGACGAGCGGCTTCTTCCCCCTCCCGCCGAAGCGGCTCACTCCCCGGTGA
- a CDS encoding anti-sigma factor, producing MTTPDLHMLTGAYALDALSDVERAQFRRHLVQCEACAQEVRELLATAGRLGAAMAEEPPPEMKDRVLAAMRTTRQLPPATAPEPAGKPRAHRRWALGIAAAAAVVGLALAGVFGGIALHTQDRLTTAQEQLGQVRDRYQPVSQLLAAPDVKTAHTAASGGGGGTVLVSKQLDRMLFLDDGLPPYPAGHVYQAWLMGPGIAPRPVGLLPGGPDGSLVVADGLGRAEQVGISVEQAGGSPTGKPSSDVVLVLPMPV from the coding sequence ATGACCACGCCGGACTTGCACATGTTGACCGGGGCGTACGCGCTCGACGCTCTGTCGGATGTCGAGCGCGCGCAGTTCCGCCGTCACCTCGTGCAGTGCGAGGCCTGCGCGCAGGAGGTCCGCGAGCTGCTGGCGACCGCGGGACGGCTCGGCGCGGCGATGGCCGAGGAGCCGCCGCCCGAGATGAAGGACCGCGTGCTCGCCGCCATGCGCACCACGCGCCAGCTCCCGCCCGCCACCGCGCCGGAGCCGGCCGGGAAGCCGCGGGCCCACCGCCGCTGGGCGCTGGGCATCGCCGCGGCCGCCGCGGTCGTCGGCCTCGCCCTCGCCGGGGTGTTCGGCGGGATCGCGCTGCACACCCAGGACCGGCTGACCACCGCCCAGGAACAGCTCGGCCAGGTCCGCGACCGCTATCAGCCGGTGTCTCAGCTGCTGGCCGCGCCGGACGTGAAGACCGCGCACACGGCCGCGTCCGGGGGTGGCGGCGGGACCGTGCTGGTCTCGAAGCAGCTCGACCGCATGCTGTTCCTGGACGACGGCCTGCCGCCGTACCCCGCGGGGCACGTCTACCAGGCCTGGCTGATGGGCCCGGGGATCGCGCCGCGCCCGGTCGGCCTGCTGCCCGGCGGGCCGGACGGCTCGCTCGTCGTGGCCGACGGGCTCGGCCGCGCCGAGCAGGTCGGGATCAGCGTCGAGCAGGCCGGCGGCTCGCCCACCGGGAAGCCCTCGTCCGACGTCGTCCTGGTGCTGCCGATGCCGGTGTGA
- a CDS encoding DUF1365 domain-containing protein: protein MTTVLHNTNLYDATVGHVRTADPPHAFAHRMYLWHTDLDRLPRLPWWLRPFARFDARDHFAPGDSGTIRSKLDDWLARRGVDLRGGPVTMLASARVLGYVFNPITVYWCHIPDGALECVVAEVHNTYGGRHAYLLRPGADGRSTVDKEFYVSPFQQLDGQYRMRLPRPEALLDLTVALHRGETTPLVATLRGVRRPVDARSLARVVLGRPLQPQRVSALIRRHGITLWRRKAAIAARTP, encoded by the coding sequence GTGACCACAGTCCTGCACAACACCAATCTTTACGACGCCACGGTCGGGCACGTCCGGACCGCGGACCCGCCCCACGCCTTCGCGCACCGGATGTACTTGTGGCACACCGATCTCGACCGGCTCCCGCGGCTGCCGTGGTGGCTCCGGCCGTTCGCCCGGTTCGACGCCCGCGACCACTTCGCGCCGGGCGACAGCGGGACCATCCGGTCCAAATTGGACGACTGGCTCGCGCGGCGCGGCGTGGACCTGCGCGGCGGTCCGGTCACCATGCTGGCCTCCGCGCGCGTGCTGGGCTACGTGTTCAACCCGATCACCGTCTACTGGTGCCACATCCCGGACGGCGCGCTCGAGTGCGTGGTCGCCGAGGTGCACAACACCTACGGCGGCCGCCACGCCTACCTGCTGCGCCCCGGCGCCGACGGCCGGTCCACTGTGGACAAGGAGTTCTACGTGTCCCCGTTCCAGCAGCTGGACGGCCAGTACCGGATGCGCCTGCCGCGCCCGGAAGCGCTGCTCGACCTGACCGTGGCGCTGCATCGGGGCGAAACGACACCTTTGGTCGCTACGCTGCGAGGGGTTCGGCGGCCTGTGGACGCCCGCTCGCTCGCGCGGGTGGTGCTCGGCCGGCCGCTGCAACCGCAGCGGGTTTCGGCTCTGATCCGCCGGCACGGCATCACGCTGTGGCGGCGCAAGGCGGCGATCGCCGCCCGGACCCCGTAG
- a CDS encoding YggT family protein: MWLVVWYVLFAFWLLLTARIVIELVRTFAREWRPAGGVAVTLETIYTVTDPPVRLFRRMIPMVRIGGMGLDLSIMVLLLVVFFAMQLATPR, translated from the coding sequence GTGTGGCTGGTGGTCTGGTACGTGCTGTTCGCCTTCTGGCTGCTCTTGACGGCGCGTATCGTGATCGAGCTTGTGCGCACCTTCGCGCGTGAGTGGCGTCCCGCCGGAGGGGTTGCGGTCACGCTCGAGACCATCTACACAGTGACCGACCCGCCGGTTCGTCTGTTCAGACGAATGATCCCGATGGTTCGGATCGGCGGGATGGGACTGGACTTATCGATTATGGTGCTGCTGTTGGTTGTGTTCTTCGCGATGCAACTGGCAACTCCCAGGTGA